One segment of Prosthecobacter debontii DNA contains the following:
- a CDS encoding MATE family efflux transporter, with amino-acid sequence MHSIVSSSSESTPDTESKSDLLSPPQAPWPTFGQESHTTFKLALPLISGQLSQMLMGAADTVMIGAVGVISLGASTFANTLLAVPFVMGIGLLSSVSVRVSQAHGAHEPEEAQQAVRHGTWLAAGLGLLVVLAMGLLIPLLSWFRQPAEVVAQTPVYLLTCAVSLIPALISMVWKNHADAMNRPWPPFWIMLGSVLLNVLLNWLWIHGHWGFPALGLEGAGYATLAARCIGALVLFLWLTRSATTRAWTPPHWLARWQRSSFSSLLAIGIPACMHMLAEVTAFVTASLMVGSLGVAALAAHQVAITCIATAFMIPMGVAMATTVRVGEIVGAQQRERLHRVLTGSWLFAAAFMTCSMILFFVWGRELAMLFVQEAEVIRVATTLLLVASLFQLFDGLQVVSAAALRGVDDVKVPAWIAVLAYWVISLPMAWVLTFHWNLGAAGVWGALAIGLGIAAPMLMWRAWRLLEASARYDKTSPQPI; translated from the coding sequence ATGCATTCCATCGTTTCATCTTCCTCGGAGTCCACGCCAGACACCGAGTCCAAATCCGACCTTCTGTCACCTCCTCAGGCTCCCTGGCCCACGTTTGGTCAGGAATCCCACACCACATTCAAACTCGCCCTGCCCCTCATCTCCGGGCAGCTCAGTCAGATGCTCATGGGCGCAGCGGACACGGTCATGATCGGTGCCGTCGGAGTCATCTCCCTCGGGGCCTCCACATTTGCCAATACCTTGTTAGCCGTCCCCTTCGTCATGGGCATCGGCCTACTTAGCTCGGTGTCTGTGCGTGTCTCCCAGGCGCATGGGGCCCATGAACCGGAGGAGGCTCAGCAGGCTGTTCGGCATGGCACCTGGTTGGCGGCGGGTCTTGGGCTGTTGGTCGTTCTTGCGATGGGACTGCTCATACCCTTGCTATCGTGGTTTCGCCAGCCCGCGGAGGTCGTGGCGCAAACGCCGGTGTATCTCCTGACCTGCGCGGTCTCCCTGATCCCTGCGCTGATAAGCATGGTGTGGAAAAACCATGCCGATGCGATGAACCGGCCCTGGCCACCGTTCTGGATCATGCTCGGCAGTGTGCTGCTGAATGTGCTGCTGAATTGGCTGTGGATTCACGGTCACTGGGGGTTCCCTGCGTTGGGCTTGGAGGGTGCGGGCTATGCCACACTCGCCGCCCGCTGCATCGGTGCCCTGGTGCTGTTTCTGTGGCTCACACGGAGCGCAACCACGCGGGCCTGGACGCCTCCCCACTGGCTGGCACGGTGGCAGCGGAGCAGCTTCAGCAGCCTGCTGGCGATTGGCATTCCAGCGTGCATGCACATGCTGGCGGAGGTCACCGCTTTCGTCACCGCCTCCCTCATGGTCGGCTCCCTCGGCGTGGCTGCACTGGCGGCGCACCAGGTCGCCATCACCTGCATCGCCACGGCCTTCATGATCCCTATGGGCGTGGCTATGGCCACGACCGTGCGGGTGGGTGAGATCGTCGGGGCACAGCAGCGCGAGCGCTTGCATCGGGTGCTGACAGGCAGTTGGCTCTTCGCCGCCGCTTTCATGACCTGCTCCATGATCCTGTTCTTCGTCTGGGGCCGGGAATTGGCGATGTTGTTTGTGCAGGAAGCGGAGGTCATCCGAGTCGCGACAACGCTGCTCCTGGTGGCCAGTCTGTTTCAGCTCTTCGATGGTCTCCAGGTCGTCTCCGCCGCAGCCCTGCGGGGCGTGGATGATGTGAAGGTGCCCGCCTGGATCGCCGTGCTCGCTTACTGGGTCATCTCCCTGCCCATGGCTTGGGTGCTGACGTTCCATTGGAATCTCGGTGCCGCCGGTGTCTGGGGTGCCCTGGCCATCGGTCTAGGCATCGCCGCCCCCATGCTCATGTGGCGTGCCTGGCGGCTGCTGGAGGCAAGCGCGAGATATGACAAGACGTCTCCACAGCCAATATGA